One genomic window of Pagrus major chromosome 22, Pma_NU_1.0 includes the following:
- the LOC141018333 gene encoding sine oculis-binding protein homolog, translated as MPEMEKGRPPENKRSRKPAHPVKREINQEMKTFAESTMNELLGWYGYDKVDLRESEANEIRNYRERRQHVSVLKENSLPKPKSLDAKVSHSVLAMKSGERESSGVPSSSPSSSSTSLSLTTPKEHKGAPVIVPLIKPSAVEDVQNVQIVCVWCQKEGVKRYSLCMGSELKSFCSEKCFAACRRAYFKRNKARDEDLHGERSPQHPHTEDSPRLVLKINSNVRSLSPVPQVCDWCKHVRHTKEYLDFGSGEERLQFCSTKCLNQYKMDVFYREARAALTSSSPSRPSQEGRADSIVTGQKLLTPESWSSSSGAAEARHRNLSPKGPTPTHASAESTSISPSEASNSRVAVSGLRTLERPIQPPPHPPAVEVSPHPTPLHPPPHPRPTLEHQPVPQIPMPFIRPPLHAQGLKSPLANPPRHPGPPSSPIHRPPHSPHLQPPTSSSMNPPGLMHPFPGAYFPGLHSPPMNMMPRGPVPMPPMMNYGIPSFSPLLPQPTVLVPYPIIVPLPVPIPIPIPIPVPSKSTLETPSHSGVIQPVPEGADRGRSRATRLSSPGIVEGDSRLGANKLTFTQGLPSPTDPNTRDTDWVKKERLFPSPTSTPHSGSSSPRAQYSDSPCSAPESEGLTDYKQQQSERQVIQRVLQRTQVKLGPSANGVVDLSGLGESGTGQGTRSGLHDIIRPTPPLPQCPSPDTVYHHQDSHTPPSNTPPSPTESSHPYDATPSALTSQDHSPNGMSPSPASPDSSLPQRIPAPPSDPALSELESIKENKCSVVGPVRVEGPVSQSEEPLAVVGDVGEDPHVPDEDHAYALPTAPKTGGTTTPLLLPKLRDKGSLRSPANMPSAGDMEPALKRRCLRIRDQNK; from the exons ATGCCAGAGATGGAGAAAGGGAGACCACCGGAAAATAAACGCAGCAGGAAACCTGCGCACCCCGTAAAGAGGGAGATCAACCAGGAGATGAAG ACGTTCGCAGAGAGCACCATGAACGAGCTGCTGGGATGGTACGGCTACGACAAGGTGGATCTCAGAGAGTCGGAGGCCAACGAGATCAGAAACTACAGAGAGAGGCGTCAGCATGTGTCGGTGCTAAAAG aAAACTCATTGCCAAAACCCAAGAGCCTGGACGCCAAAGTCAGTCACTCGGTCCTCGCCATGAAGagcggagagagagagtcctCCGGtgtcccctcctcctcaccctcctcttcctcaacaAGTTTATCCCTGACCACCCCGAAAGAGCACAAGGGTGCCCCGGTCATTGTCCCCCTGATAAAGCCATCAGCAG TGGAAGATGTACAGAATGTGCAGatagtgtgtgtttggtgcCAGAAGGAAGGGGTGAAACGCTACTCCCTGTGTATGGGTTCAGAGCTAAAGAGCTTCTGCAGTGAGAAGTGTTTTGCCGCCTGCAGACGGGCCTACTTCAAACGCAATAAG GCCAGAGATGAAGACCTCCACGGTGAGAGATCCCCTCAGCACCCTCACACAGAGGACTCGCCCAGACTGGTGCTGAAGATAAACAGCAATGTCAGA TCTCTCTCCCCTGTGCCACAGGTATGTGATTGGTGCAAGCATGTCCGTCACACTAAAGAATACCTGGACTTCGGGTCTGGTGAGGAGCGACTCCAGTTCTGCAGCACCAAGTGTCTGAACCAGTACAAGATGGATGTTTTCTACAGAGAAGCCCGTGCTGCTCTCACCAGCTCCAGCCCGAGCAGACCCAGCCAGGAGGGGAGGGCGGACAGCATCGTGACTGGACAGAAGCTTCTCACTCCTGAGtcctggagcagcagcagcggtgcaGCAGAAGCTCGTCATAGAAACCTTTCCCCTAAAGGCCCTACGCCAACCCATGCATCAGCAGAATCCAcctccatctccccctcagAGGCCTCTAATTCCAGGGTGGCTGTCTCTGGGCTGAGGACACTGGAGAGACCCATTCAGCCTCCTCCACATCCCCCTGCTGTGGAAGTGTCACCTCACCCTACTCCCCTTCATCCTCCACCTCATCCTCGTCCCACTCTGGAACACCAGCCGGTACCTCAGATCCCTATGCCCTTCATCAGACCTCCTCTTCATGCTCAGGGCCTGAAAAGCCCCCTTGCCAACCCCCCCAGACACCCAGGCCCCCCTTCCAGCCCTATCCACAGACCTCCTCACTCTCCTCACCTGCAGCCCCCAACCTCCTCTTCCATGAATCCCCCAGGACTGATGCATCCTTTCCCAGGAGCCTACTTCCCTGGCCTGCACTCTCCTCCCATGAACATGATGCCAAGAGGCCCTGTCCCAATGCCCCCCATGATGAACTATGGTATCCCTTCTTTTAGCCCTCTTCTGCCCCAACCTACTGTCCTGGTGCCTTATCCCATCATTGTCCCACTTCCTGTCCCCATACCCATTCCTATCCCCATTCCAGTCCCTTCTAAGTCAACCCTAGAAACTCCAAGTCACAGTGGTGTAATCCAGCCTGTACCAGAGGGGGCAGACAGGGGTAGATCCAGGGCTACTAGACTGTCATCTCCAGGGATCGTAGAAGGGGACAGCAGATTGGGAGccaacaaactgacctttactCAAGGTCTCCCCTCACCAACTGACCCCAATACAAGGGACACAGATTGGGTTAAGAAAGAGAGGTTATTCCCTTCTCCAACATCCACACCCCACAGTGGATCATCCTCCCCCAGAGCACAGTACAGCGACTCCCCCTGCTCAGCCCCAGAGTCAGAGGGGCTGACAGACTataagcagcagcagtcagagcGACAAGTCATCCAAAGGGTTCTTCAAAGGACCCAAGTGAAGCTGGGGCCCAGTGCCAATGGAGTGGTGGACCTATCAGGGTTGGGGGAGTCAGGAACAGGGCAGGGTACCAGATCAGGGctccatgacatcatcagaccCACCCCTCCTCTACCACAGTGCCCTTCACCTGACACTGTGTACCACCACCAGGACTCCCACACTCCACCTTCAAACACCCCGCCCAGCCCCACTGAGAGCAGCCATCCATACGATGCTACGCCCTCTGCCCTGACATCTCAGGACCACAGTCCAAATGGGATGTCCCCCTCACCTGCCAGTCCGGACTCCTCCTTACCCCAGAGAATACCAGCACCACCCTCTGACCCTGCACTCAGTGAGCTGGAGTCTATCAAAGAGAACAAGTGCTCTGTTGTTGGTCCAGTGCGGGTTGAGGgcccagtcagtcagtcagaagaGCCCTTAGCAGTAGTTGGGGATGTAGGAGAGGACCCCCATGTTCCTGATGAGGACCATGCCTATGCCCTGCCCACAGCACCAAAGACGGGTGGAACTACCACCCCGCTGCTCTTGCCCAAACTCAGGGACAAGGGTAGCCTCCGGAGCCCTGCTAATATGCCCAGTGCTGGAGACATGGAGCCAGCTCTGAAGAGGCGGTGCCTACGAATCCGCGATCAGAATAAGTAG